One part of the Phragmites australis chromosome 3, lpPhrAust1.1, whole genome shotgun sequence genome encodes these proteins:
- the LOC133913289 gene encoding heat stress transcription factor A-2a-like — translation MDPFHGIVKEEEFDFDFAGASAEGAPAASLSSWAAGLPEVPRPMEGLGEAGPPPFLTKTYDVLDDPNTDTIVSWGFAGNSFVVWDANAFATVILPRYFKHSNFSSFVRQLNTYGFRKVDPDRWEYANEGFLRGQRELLKTMKRRRPTSSPSAQQGQAPPACLEVGQFGREGEVHRLQRDKGILLTEVVKLRQEQQATREQMQAMEERITAAEQKQQQMTVFLARTLRNPGFLLMLVDRKGLGGRRRELKDALSKKRCRPIEYLSRDGESSSSAAGSATSGHYVPGISVVVDGVSEADDDESRREESVGGGGEDTESFWVELLSLGLEEKHREGGGGEEEGSSADVDDDVDVLVQSMYHHNPNPSSPSPK, via the exons ATGGATCCGTTCCATGGCATTGTGAAAGAGGAGGAGTTCGACTTCGACTTCGCCGGCGCGTCGGCGGAGGGCGCGCCGGCGGCGTCGTTGTCTTCGTGGGCCGCCGGCTTGCCGGAGGTGCCCCGGCCGATGGAGGGCCTCGGCGAGGCCGGCCCGCCGCCGTTCCTGACCAAGACCTACGACGTCCTGGACGACCCCAACACCGACACCATCGTCTCCTGGGGATTCGCCGGGAACAGCTTCGTCGTCTGGGATGCCAACGCCTTCGCCACGGTGATCCTCCCGCGCTACTTCAAGCACAGCAACTTTTCCAGTTTCGTCCGGCAGCTCAACACCTAC GGGTTCAGGAAAGTTGACCCGGACAGGTGGGAGTACGCGAACGAGGGGTTCCTGCGGGGCCAGAGGGAGCTCCTCAAGACGATGAAGCGCCGCCGGCCGACGTCAAGCCCGTCGGCGCAGCAGGGGCAGGCGCCGCCGGCGTGCCTGGAGGTGGGCCAGTTCGGGCGCGAGGGCGAGGTGCACCGGCTGCAGCGCGACAAGGGGATCCTGCTCACGGAGGTGGTGAAGCTGCGGCAGGAGCAACAGGCGACGCGCGAGCAGATGCAGGCCATGGAGGAGCGCATCACGGCCGCGgaacagaagcagcagcagatgaCGGTGTTCTTGGCACGCACGCTGAGGAACCCGGGCTTCCTCCTGATGCTCGTCGACCGGAAGGGCCTGGGCGGTCGCCGGAGGGAGCTCAAGGACGCGCTCTCCAAGAAGCGCTGCCGCCCCATCGAGTACCTCTCCCGCGACGgtgagagcagcagcagcgccgcGGGGTCGGCGACGTCGGGCCACTATGTTCCCGGCATTTCGGTCGTCGtggacggcgtgtcggaggcggaCGACGACGAGAGCCGGCGCGAGGAGagcgtcggcggcggaggcgaggaCACGGAGAGCTTCTGGGTGGAGCTGCTCAGCCTTGGCCTGGAGGAGAAGCACAGggagggcggtggcggcgaggaggaggggagcagcGCTGACGTGGACGACGACGTGGACGTGCTCGTGCAGAGCATGTACCACCACAACCCCAACCCGAGCAGCCCCAGTCCCAAGTGA
- the LOC133913292 gene encoding protein ECERIFERUM 26-like: MPAAMMTVAAGMATGPGSRVTRFAKSTAASVTPVRPGKTHALSPLDNAMERHTVHVVLYLRAAPGGLDREQLKESLSEVLSLYPAMTGRLTRGCGADGGSSGAAAVDGPAQRGWVVKCNDAGVRMVDARVAATLDEWLATATGDEEMDLLYYEPMGPQPYIWSPFYVQLTEFADKSYALGLSCTHIHNDPTAAALFFHAWAAAHRRTTSPYPPFLHSPAFAVSPASPPPPPPLLAVKSSTAAPATDAAAMSSATFHFPASAVRALLSSLEHGTTPFAALAALFWLRVANAADGERELTLALDFRKRMHAPLPMAYFGSAVYVARARADLASGMPAVAAALDRHVAGVPEEELWAAVEWLHARQQQDGEPFQMYGPELTCMALDHVPMYGAEFEAGAPPVRVSCRVGGAAGEGLVIVLPAAEGGEARDVVVTLPAEATARICRDGEVLRHGAKVVFGPKVEKVA; this comes from the exons ATGCCTGCGGCGATGATGACGGTCGCGGCGGGGATGGCGACGGGGCCGGGCAGCCGCGTGACGCGGTTCGCCAAGTCGACGGCGGCGTCGGTGACGCCGGTGCGGCCGGGCAAGACGCACGCGCTCTCGCCCCTTGACAACGCCATGGAGCGGCACACGGTGCACGTGGTGCTCTACCTCCGCGCGGCGCCGGGTGGCCTCGACCGGGAGCAGCTCAAGGAGTCGCTCTCCGAGGTGCTGTCGCTCTACCCGGCCATGACCGGCCGGCTCACGCGCGGCTGCGGCGCAGATGGGGGTAGCAGCGGCGCCGCGGCGGTGGACGGGCCTGCGCAGCGGGGGTGGGTGGTGAAGTGCAACGACGCCGGCGTGCGCATGGTGGACGCCAGGGTGGCGGCCACACTCGACGAGTGGCTCGCCACGGCGACCGGCGACGAGGAGATGGACCTCCTCTACTACGAGCCCATGGGGCCCCAGCCTTACATCTGGTCTCCGTTCTACGTCCAG CTGACGGAATTCGCGGACAAGTCGTACGCGCTGGGGCTGAGCTGCACCCACATCCACAACgaccccaccgccgccgctctctTCTTCCACGCCTGGGCCGCCGCGCACCGCCGGACCACCAGCCCCTACCCGCCCTTCCTCCACTCGCCGGCGTTCGCCGTCTCCCCGGCCTCGCCGCCCCCGCCACCCCCCCTGCTCGCCGTCAAGTCCAGTACCGCCGCCCCGGCCACCGATGCCGCGGCCATGTCCTCCGCCACCTTCCACTTCCCTGCCTCCGCGGTGCGCGCACTGCTGTCCTCCCTCGAGCACGGGACCACCCCGTtcgccgcgctcgccgcgcTGTTCTGGCTCCGCGTCGCCAACGCCGCGGACGGCGAGCGGGAGCTGACGCTCGCGCTCGACTTCCGCAAGAGGATGCACGCGCCGCTGCCGATGGCGTACTTCGGCAGCGCCGTCTacgtcgcgcgcgcgcgcgccgacCTCGCGTCCGGGATGCCCGCCGTGGCGGCCGCGCTGGACCGGCACGTGGCCGGCGTGCCGGAGGAGGAGCTGTGGGCCGCCGTGGAGTGGCTCCACGCGCGGCAGCAGCAGGACGGCGAGCCGTTCCAGATGTACGGGCCGGAGCTGACGTGCATGGCGCTGGACCACGTGCCCATGTACGGCGCGGAGTTCGAGGCCGGGGCGCCGCCGGTGCGCGTGTCGTGCCGCGTGGGCGGAGCCGCCGGCGAGGGGCTGGTGATCGTCCTTCCCGCGGCCGAGGGCGGCGAGGCGAGGGACGTGGTAGTGACGCTGCCGGCGGAGGCGACGGCCAGGATCTGCCGCGACGGCGAGGTGCTCCGGCACGGCGCCAAGGTGGTGTTCGGGCCGAAGGTGGAAAAGGTGGCCTAG
- the LOC133910760 gene encoding two-component response regulator ORR41-like: protein MAGAASSVDRKMIRVLLVEDEEIHRVVARAVLKAAGRGVELEEAKNGAEAVRRVREGGAGAYDLVITDGQMPVMDGHEATRQIRALGVTAPIVGLSSDSLAPDVDAFIKAGADDFAPKPLSKEKLDRILAKFGLS from the exons ATGGCCGGCGCAGCGAGCTCTGTGGATCGCAAGATGATCAGGGTCCTCCTCGTGGAGGACGAGGAAATCCACAGG GTTGTGGCGAGGGCGGTGCTGAAGGCGGCCGGCCGCGGCGTGGAGCTGGAGGAGGCGAAGAACGGCGCGGAGGCGGTGCGGCGCGTGCGTGAAGGGGGCGCCGGCGCGTACGACCTCGTCATCACCGACGGGCAGATGCCCGTCATGGACGGCCACGAG GCGACGAGGCAGATTCGGGCGCTGGGCGTGACGGCGCCGATCGTCGGGCTGTCGAGCGACAGCCTTGCGCCCGACGTCGACGCGTTCATCAAGGCCGGCGCCGACGACTTCGCGCCCAAG CCACTCTCCAAGGAGAAGTTGGACCGCATTCTCGCCAAATTTGGGCTTTCTTAG